The Rattus rattus isolate New Zealand chromosome 1, Rrattus_CSIRO_v1, whole genome shotgun sequence genome includes a region encoding these proteins:
- the Atf1 gene encoding cyclic AMP-dependent transcription factor ATF-1 isoform X2: protein MSVPTPIYQTSSGQYIAIAPNGALQLASPGPDGVQALQTLTMTNSSSAQQGAILQYAQTSDGQQILVPSNQVVVQTASGDMQTYQIRTTPSATSLPQTMVMTSPVTLTSQTTKTDDPQLKREIRLMKNREAARECRRKKKEYVKCLENRVAVLENQNKTLIEELKTLKDLYSHKSV from the exons ATGTCTGTTCCGACTCCCATCTATCAGACTAGCAGCGGACAGTACA TTGCCATTGCCCCAAACGGAGCCTTACAGTTGGCCAGTCCAGGCCCGGATGGAGTACAGGCCCTGCAGACATTGACCATGACAAATTCAAGCAGTGCTCAGCAAGGGGCGATCCTCCAGTACGCGCAGACCTCTGACGGACAGCAGATACTCGTCCCGAGCAACCAGGTGGTGGTGCAGA CTGCATCAGGAGATATGCAGACCTACCAGATCCGTACCACACCATCTGCCACGTCACTTCCACAGACCATGGTGATGACTTCTCCTGTTACCCTTACATCTCAGACAACAAAGACAGATGACCCCCAACTCAAAAGAGAAATACGGCTGATGAAAAACAG AGAAGCTGCCCGGGAGTGCCGGCGGAAGAAGAAGGAGTATGTGAAGTGCCTGGAGAACCGCGTTGCTGTTctggaaaaccaaaataaaaccctaATAGAGGAGCTAAAGACTCTGAAGGACCTTTATTCTCATAAAAGTGTTTGA
- the Atf1 gene encoding cyclic AMP-dependent transcription factor ATF-1 isoform X1, whose product MKILKDLSSEDTRGRKGDGENPSISAVTSMSVPTPIYQTSSGQYIAIAPNGALQLASPGPDGVQALQTLTMTNSSSAQQGAILQYAQTSDGQQILVPSNQVVVQTASGDMQTYQIRTTPSATSLPQTMVMTSPVTLTSQTTKTDDPQLKREIRLMKNREAARECRRKKKEYVKCLENRVAVLENQNKTLIEELKTLKDLYSHKSV is encoded by the exons AT GAAAATTTTGAAAGACCTCTCTTCTGAAGACACACGGGGCAGAAAAGGAGACGGAGAAAATCCCAGTATTTCTGCCGTCACTTCTATGTCTGTTCCGACTCCCATCTATCAGACTAGCAGCGGACAGTACA TTGCCATTGCCCCAAACGGAGCCTTACAGTTGGCCAGTCCAGGCCCGGATGGAGTACAGGCCCTGCAGACATTGACCATGACAAATTCAAGCAGTGCTCAGCAAGGGGCGATCCTCCAGTACGCGCAGACCTCTGACGGACAGCAGATACTCGTCCCGAGCAACCAGGTGGTGGTGCAGA CTGCATCAGGAGATATGCAGACCTACCAGATCCGTACCACACCATCTGCCACGTCACTTCCACAGACCATGGTGATGACTTCTCCTGTTACCCTTACATCTCAGACAACAAAGACAGATGACCCCCAACTCAAAAGAGAAATACGGCTGATGAAAAACAG AGAAGCTGCCCGGGAGTGCCGGCGGAAGAAGAAGGAGTATGTGAAGTGCCTGGAGAACCGCGTTGCTGTTctggaaaaccaaaataaaaccctaATAGAGGAGCTAAAGACTCTGAAGGACCTTTATTCTCATAAAAGTGTTTGA